Proteins from a single region of Chryseobacterium scophthalmum:
- the cdd gene encoding cytidine deaminase — MKKDIKIDYEHFKGRNELSEVENSLFEKAIQARENAYAPYSNFFVGCAVLLENGEIFSGNNQENAAFPSGLCAERTALFWIGANFPDQKIKKIFIVGGPKEFSEKNPPIPPCGACRQSIIEYETKQNENIELYFSNLNDEVIKVTSIKDLLPFYFDGTFL, encoded by the coding sequence ATGAAAAAAGATATAAAAATCGATTACGAACATTTCAAAGGCAGGAACGAACTTTCAGAAGTAGAAAACAGCCTTTTTGAAAAAGCAATTCAGGCGAGAGAAAACGCTTATGCACCCTACTCTAACTTTTTTGTAGGTTGTGCCGTTTTGTTGGAGAATGGTGAAATTTTCTCAGGAAACAATCAGGAAAATGCAGCTTTTCCTTCCGGGCTTTGTGCAGAAAGAACTGCTCTTTTTTGGATTGGAGCAAATTTCCCAGATCAAAAAATTAAAAAGATCTTTATTGTGGGCGGACCAAAAGAATTTTCAGAGAAAAACCCACCAATTCCGCCATGTGGAGCTTGCCGACAAAGTATTATAGAATACGAAACAAAGCAAAACGAAAATATCGAACTTTATTTTTCTAACTTAAATGATGAGGTTATAAAAGTAACTTCTATAAAAGATTTGCTTCCATTTTATTTTGATGGAACATTTTTGTAG